The proteins below are encoded in one region of Oncorhynchus gorbuscha isolate QuinsamMale2020 ecotype Even-year linkage group LG01, OgorEven_v1.0, whole genome shotgun sequence:
- the ccdc135 gene encoding dynein regulatory complex subunit 7, translating into MEVLPKVESDKEVAIDEAEEYRQDEVNEDLLKLEETLCNIQITPTPCSLPERAQEVDLSQYPTSYKENSPQEKLLLAIADNFCCQYAHLYPDRKPLLLSPLNECGVQKFVSTTLRPTLLSYPELYSWEGCASFVSEFLSLEPLDPPIDPPRHLYSPTWLMQTQRGSCFDFSTLLCSLLLGAGYNAYCVSGYAVKEMCLLNQSLQECPLLVTHVKGKATEQKRQVKKYSVKPPRDLRSGFEQRQEERRQADAQAILLKKQQEAERLQEERERLPPDPLLGLRVHCWVLILSGNREVPENFFINPLTGKSLSTTNKCFLGIESIWNHQNYWVNMQDCRFGCAEMNFDLGDAVKWEYLLYGTTGQSLLLIPDMKKQQEAEDDEEEEVDEPKVFEMPPSWVNQINISQQDMETRCPGGMKVIQYRKAKLEKFAPYLLPDGLVTRLTSYSDLDCTQPSTVKEWYQHRHDHLEERELKKTSNVTIEHFRPGRSYALKSHRYITMTPETERQMDFYSHARADGLARRVEMPFEMTETFEDRPDFMYHRHVVFGKRIKVFGPSNTEAPDQGQRPLQKVVERFNRDRSKPAGEDVAERIFLVSEDRIQVTYHREDDRIIPAWRNFIKPRDSGDSQNPHSFTPQMASTFQVDPFEKPSKNLFLYEMLVHMMKEEERVALRVKESEKEVRAILGVREQEESSIELHISIYNTARNERARCHREALERTAKEERLRQEEKELDFLAPLLAQLGDPENLTRQAALQLRNDCLADLKQRLIDKANLIQARFERETQELQQKQQWYQKNQLTMTKEDEDEYLAYCSDAMFRIHILKLRLSRHKDKAPQKYLALDERLRRDPRLANHLW; encoded by the exons ATGGAGGTATTGCCTAAAGTGGAGTCTGACAAAGAGGTTGCCATTGATGAAGCTGAAGAGTATCGACAGGACGAGGTTAACGAGGATCTGCTTAAACTAGAGGAGACCCTCTGCAACATACAAATAACCCCAACACCGTGTTCCCT GCCAGAACGGGCTCAGGAGGTTGACCTGTCCCAATACCCAACCTCTTATAAAGAAAACTCACCACAGGAAAAGCTGCTGCTTGCCATCGCCGACAACTTCTGCTGCCAGTATGCACACCTTTACCCTGACCGAAAACCCCTTCTGCTGAGCCCACTCAATGAGTGTGGAGTCCAG AAATTTGTCAGTACAACCTTGAGGCCCACCTTGCTCTCATACCCGGAGCTGTACAGCTGGGAGGGATGTGCGAGCTTTGTGTCAGAGTTCTTGTCTTTAGAGCCACTGGATCCTCCCATTGACCCG CCAAGACACCTCTACTCTCCAACCTGGTTGATGCAGACTCAGCGAGGCTCCTGCTTTGATTTCTCTACTCTGCTGTGTAGCCTGTTGTTGGGTGCAGGCTACAATGCTTACTGTGTTAGTGGATACGCTGTGAAGGAAATGTGTCTCCTCAACCAGTCCCTCCAGGAATGCCCCCTACTGGTTACACATGTTAAG GGAAAGGCTACTGAGCAGAAGCGGCAGGTGAAGAAGTACTCAGTGAAACCACCACGGGACCTTCGCAGTGGCTTTGAGCAGCGTCAGGAGGAACGCAGACAGGCTGATGCACAGGCTATCCTCCTGAAGAAACAGCAGGAGGCAGAGAGACTTCAAGAG GAGCGAGAGCGCCTACCCCCAGATCCCCTGTTGGGCCTGCGGGTCCACTGCTGGGTTCTCATTCTGTCTGGCAACCGGGAGGTTCCAGAGAACTTCTTCATTAACCCACTCACAGGGAAGAGTTTATCCACCACCAACAAATGCTTCCTGGGCATAGAGAGCATCTGGAACCATCAGAACTACTGGGTCAACATGCAGGACTGCCGGTTCGGCTGTGCG GAGATGAATTTCGACCTGGGGGATGCGGTGAAGTGGGAGTATCTGCTCTATGGCACAACTGGCCAATCTCTGCTTCTCATCCCTGACATGAAAAAACAGCAGGAGGCAGAGGATGATGAAGAG GAAGAAGTGGATGAGCCCAAGGTGTTTGAAATGCCTCCATCCTGGGTGAATCAAATCAACATCTCACAACAAG ACATGGAGACACGCTGCCCTGGGGGCATGAAAGTTATCCAGTATCGGAAGGCCAAGCTGGAAAAGTTTGCACCCTACCTCCTCCCGGATGGTCTTGTGACACGCTTGACCTCATACTCAGACCTCGACT GTACCCAGCCCAGCACTGTGAAGGAGTGGTACCAACACAGGCATGACCACCTAGAGGAACGGGAACTGAAGAAGACTAGCAATGTCACTATTGAGCATTTCAGACCTGGACGGAGCTACGCTTTAAAAT CCCACAGGTATATTACTATGACTCCGGAGACGGAGCgtcagatggacttctacagccATGCCCGAGCAGACGGGCTGGCCAGACGGGTCGAGATGCCCTTTGAGATGACAGAGACCTTTGAGGATCGGCCAGACTTTATGTACCATCGTCATGTCGTTTTTGGCAAACGTATCAAAGTGTTTGGCCCCAGTAATACTGAGGCACCTGACCAGGGGCAACGCCCTTTACAG AAGGTGGTGGAACGATTCAATCGAGACCGGTCCAAGCCAGCCGGGGAGGATGTAGCAGAGCGTATCTTTCTAGTGTCTGAGGACAGGATCCAAGTGACATACCACCGGGAGGACGACCGGATTATTCCTGCTTGGAGAAACTTCATAAAGCCCAGAGATTCAGGCGATTCCCAGAACCCACACTCCTTCACCCCTCAAATGGCCTCCACTTTCCAG GTAGATCCATTTGAGAAGCCCAGTAAGAATCTCTTTCTGTATGAAATGCTAGTCCATATGATGAAGGAGGAGGAGCGCGTTGCTCTCAGAGTCAAGGAGTCTGAAAAAGAG GTGAGGGCGATACTGGGTGTTAGGGAACAAGAAGAGAGCAGTATTGAGCTCCACATCTCCATCTACAACACGGCGAGAAATGAGAGAGCACGCTGCCACCGAGAGGCATTG GAGCGGACGGCCAAAGAGGAGCGTCTCCGACAGGAGGAGAAGGAGCTGGACTTCTTAGCACCTCTTCTGGCCCAGCTGGGTGACCCAGAGAACCTGACCAGACAGGCTGCTCTACAGCTGAGGAATGACTGCCTGGCTGACCTGAAGCAGCGGCTCATTGATAAGGCCAACCTCATACAGGCTCGTTTTGAGAGG gAGACCCAGGAGCTTCAGCAGAAACAGCAGTGGTACCAGAAGAACCAGCTCACTATGAccaaggaggatgaagatgaatACCTTGCCTACTGCTCTGATGCCATGTTCAGGATCCATATTCTCAAACTGCGTCTGAGCAG GCATAAGGACAAAGCCCCCCAGAAATACCTGGCTCTGGATGAAAGACTGAGACGAGACCCCAGACTGGCCAATCACTTGTGGTGA